The genome window GCAATCATCGTTGTTGCTGCTACTGATGGTCCAATGCCACAAACCCGCGAACACATCCTGTTAGCACGCCAGGTAGGTGTACCTGCACTTGTTGTTTTCATGAACAAGGTTGACATGGTTGATGATCCGGAATTATTAGAACTTGTTGAAATGGAAATTCGTGAGTTATTATCATTCTACGAATATCCTGGTGATGATATCCCTGTAATTCAAGGTTCTGCCCTTGGTGGTTTGAACAATGATCCGAAATGGGTTGACAAAATTATGGAATTAATGGATGCTGTAGATAGCTACATTCCAATTCCTCCGCGTTTAACTGAGCTTCCATTCTTAATGCCTGTTGAAGACGTATTCTCGATCACTGGTCGTGGTACAGTTGCAACCGGTCGTATTGAGCGTGGTGTAATTAACTCAGGTGAGCAGGTTGACATCCTTGGTATGGGTGCTGAAAACTTAAAATCAACTGTAACAGGTGTTGAGATGTTCCGTAAGATCCTTGACAGAGGTGAAGCTGGTGACAACGTAGGTTTATTGTTACGTGGTATTGAAAAAACTGATATCCGTCGTGGTATGGTTATTTGCAAACCAGGTTCAGTAACTCCGCACACAGATTTTAAAGCAGAAGTTTACGTATTATCAAAAGCAGAAGGTGGCCGTCACACTCCATTCTTCAATAAATACCGTCCGCAATTCTATTTCCGTACAACTGACGTAACCGGTGAGATTTCATTGGCCGAAGGTGTAGAAATGGTTATGCCAGGTGATAACGTTACCATCACTGTAAAGCTGATCAACGCTATCGCAATGGAAAAAGGCTTACGTTTCGCTATCCGTGAAGGTGGCAGAACAGTAGGTGCTGGTCAGGTAACTGAAATTTTAAAATAACCCCTAACCCCTTTAGGGGAACAAGGTTAGGTTACGGTTAATTTAACGCAAAGTACTTAGCTTTTTAGCTAAGTACTTTGTTAATAAAAATCCCCTAATAAGGATTTTAAGTATAAACGGGAATAGTTCAATGGTAGAATAGAGGTCTCCAAAACCTTTGATCAGGGTTCGAATCCTTGTTCCCGTGCATAACAGTAAACAACGAAATGGCTAACGTATCTGAGTATATTAAGGAGTCTTATATAGAGTTGACGGAAAAAGTTACCTGGCCAACCTGGAGAGAACTGCAAAGCAGTTCTATTCTTGTATTGGTTGCGGCGCTTATTATTGCGTTAATAATTCTATTTATGGACCAAAGCATACACTTTTTGCTTACACAGTTTTATTCTTCACTAACCTAATTTTAAAGTAAAAAGATGAGTGATCAGTTAAAATGGTATGTGGTACGGGCTATAAGCGGTAAAGAGAAAAAGGTAAAGCAATATATTGATGCCGAGATCAGCCGTCTTGGTATTACGCATTTGGTTCCGCAGGTATTGATCCCAACAGAAAAATACTACCAGATGCGCGACGGAAAGAAAATTGCAAAAGAGCGCAATTTTTTCCCGGGTTATGTGTTGATCGAAGCGCAGCTTGATGCTGAAATTGAGCACATCATAAAAAACATAAACAGCGTTATAGGATTTTTGGGTGATAAAGCCGGAAATGCTATTCCGTTACGCCAGGCAGAAGTTAACCGTATTTTAGGTAAGGTTGATGAAATGAGTGCACAGGGCGAGACGATGAATGTGCCTTATTATATAGGTGAGGGTGTAAAAGTGATGGACGGACCTTTCAACGGATTTAGCGGGGTGATTGAAGAGGTTAACGAAGAAAAGAAAAAATTGAAAGTAATGGTAAAGATCTTCGGGCGCCGTACGCCGCTTGAATTGAATTACATGCAGGTAGAGAAAGAGTAGAATAGAGACTGGTGAATAGAGATTAGTTAATTAGAACTATCTCTGGGCCGGGAACCAACAAAAATATTAATAGAGCGTTCGATTGAACCGATTAACTAATCACTAATCTCCAGTCACTGCTCGCAAGAGCTTAAATGTTACTTAGCTTCCACTTACTAACATTGAGTTATAATTAAATAAATAGAAAATGGCAAAAGAAGTCGGTGCGATGGTGAAGCTGCAGGTAAAGGGCGGCGCTGCAAATCCATCACCTCCAATTGGCCCAGCCTTGGGTGCAAAAGGGGTGAACATTATGGAATTTTGCAAGCAGTTCAATGCACGTACCCAGGATAAACCTGGTAAAGTGTTACCGGTAGTTATTACTGTTTATGTCGACAAGTCATTCGATTTTATCATCAAAACTCCACCGGTTGCCATCCAGTTACTGGAAGCAACAGGTTTAAAGAGTGGTTCGGCCGAACCCAACCGTAAAAAGGTAGCCAATGTAAATTGGGACCAGGTTGAGACTATAGCCAAAGATAAAATGACTGATTTGAATGCATTCACAGTAGAATCAGCCATGAAAATGGTGGCAGGAACTGCCCGCAGTATGGGGATAACCGTATCAGGTACGGCACCCTGGAATTAATTAATTTATACAAATCAGTTTAAGACAGTGGCTAGATTAACAAAAAATCAAAAAGTGGCACTCTCCAAAATTGAGGTGAACAAATCGTATTCCCTACAGGATGCAACATCTTTGGTAAAAGATATTACTAATACCAAATTTGATTCATCTGTTGATATAGATGTTCGTTTAGGTGTTGACCCGCGTAAAGCCAATCAAATGGTGCGTGGTATTGCAACCTTACCTCATGGAACCGGTAAAACTGTACGTGTATTGGTACTTTGTACTCCTGATAAGGAACAAGAGGCCAAAGATGCAGGTGCAGATTACGTAGGTTTGGATGATTATATTGCCAAAATTGAAGGTGGATGGACTGATGTTGATATCATTATCACTATGCCAAGTGTTATGGCGAAGGTAGGTCGTTTAGGTCGTATTTTAGGCCCGCGTAACCTTATGCCAAACCCTAAATCAGGTACAGTAACTCCCGAAGTTGGGAAAGCTGTAACTGAGGTTAAAGGTGGTAAGATCGACTTCAAGGTTGATAAGACCGGTATTATCCATGCCTCAATAGGAAAAGTATCTTTCCCTGCTGATAAAATTTATGAAAATGCTTTGGAAGTATTACAAACCATTTCAAAATTAAAACCTTCAGCAGCAAAAGGAACATATTTTAAGAGTATTCATATCTCTTCAACAATGTCACCTGGAATTGAAATTGAAACTAAAACAGTAGCGGGGATCTAAATCATGAATAAAGAAGAAAAACACGAGTTAGTAATCGCCCTTACTGAGCAAATGAAAGAGTACGGTAATTTTTATATCACCGATACTTCAAATTTGACAGTTGCAAAAATCAATAACATCCGTCGTAAATGTTTCGAAAGCGACATTGAGATGAAGGTAGCAAAAAACAGCCTGATTAAAAAGGCTATGGAAGCTGCCGGCGGTGATTTTACCCCAATGTATGACGTGCTGAAAGGTTCATCATCTATCCTTTTCTCAAAGTCAGCAACTGCCCCGGCAAAGCTGATCAAACAGTTAAGGAAACAAGGTGACAAACCGGTTTTAAAAGCGGCTTACATTGATTCATCAATATTTGTTGGTGATAACCAGATTGATACTTTGATTGCATTGAAATCGAAGGAACAACTGATAGGAGAGATCATTGGATTATTGCAATCACCAGCGAAGAACGTTATTTCTGCATTACAATCAGGCGGAAATATACTTGCAGGCGTTGTAAAAACATTACAGGAAAGAGGTTAACCGAACACCTTAAAGTTCGATATTAAAAAACAAAAAGCATTAAAAGTAAAATTTAAAATAAAATGGCGGATTTAAAAGCGTTTGCTGAACAGTTGGTAAACTTAACAGTAAAAGAAGTAAACGAATTAGCTCAGATCTTGAAAGATGAGTATGGCATTGAGCCTGCTGCTGCAGCTGTTGCTGTTGCTGCTGCTCCTGCAGGTGGCGATGACGCTCCTGCTGCTGCTGCAGAACAAACTGCATTTGACGTTATCCTGAAAGAAGCAGGCGGCGCTAAATTAGCAGTAGTTAAATTAGTAAAAGACTTAACCGGCCTTGGTTTGAAAGAAGCTAAAGACTTAGTTGATGGTGCACCTAAAGAAGTAAAAACTGGTGTTACTAAAGAAGAAGCTGAATCTTTGAAAAAACAATTAGAAGAAGCTGGAGCAGTAGTTGAGGTTAAATAATTTAACCCGTAATAATATAGCATCAAGACTCCGACCTTTTGGTCGGGGTCTATTGCTGTTTATATAGATTAGATAGGAGGCGGCAGAATTTAGTCGCGGCATTTTTATCCTGTTGTGTTATGGATAGTTGTAACGAACTCAATGCTAATCTCTCCGGTCTGTCAAAAACATCTACCGAAAGAACCTATATCAGTTTATTAATAAACTAAAATTTTATTCCCTTGGCAAACAAAATAAATCAAAGAGTAAATTTTGCAACCAGCAGGAAAGTATTGGATTACCCCGATTTTCTTGACGTTCAGTTGCAATCTTTCCAGGAATTTTTTCAATTGGAAACTACCTCAGACAACCGTTATAAAGAAGGTTTGTTTAAAGTGTTTGCCGAAAATTTTCCTATCTCCGATTCAAGAAACATCTTCGTTTTAGAGTTTCTTGATTACTTTATTGATCCGCCACGTTATGATATACAGGAATGTATTGAACGCGGATTAACTTACAGTGTGCCTTTAAAAGCCAAGCTTCGCCTTTCATGTAATGATGAAGAGCACGAAGACTTTGAAACTATTGTACAGGATGTGTACCTGGGAACTATTCCCTACATGACACCTAAAGGTACCTTTGTTATCAATGGTGCTGAACGTGTAATTGTATCTCAGCTGCACCGTTCACCAGGTGTGTTTTTCGGACAAAGCCGCCACACTAATGGTACTAAATTATATTCAGCCCGTGTAATTCCTTTTAAAGGTTCATGGATTGAGTTTGCTACAGACGTTAACAACGTGATGTATGCTTATATTGACCGTAAAAAGAAATTCCCGGTTACTACCTTATTGCGCGCAATTGGTTACGATTCTGATAAAGATATCCTGGAATTGTTTGAATTGGCCGACGAGGTTAAAGTAAGCAAAAGCGGCTTAAAGAAATTTATTGGACGTAAGCTTGCTGCAAGGGTGTTGAAAAAATGGGTTGAAGACTTTGTGGATGAAGATACCGGCGAAGTTGTTTCTATTGACCGTAATGAAATCATACTGGAGCGTGAAACTGTATTGGAAGATGATCATATCGATCAGATCATTGATGCAGGTGTTAAAACCATTATCCTGAACAAGGAAGATGCGGCTACCAGCGGTGACTACACTATTATATATAACACTTTACAAAAAGATACTTCAAACTCAGAAAAAGAAGCGGTTGAACACATCTACCGTCAATTACGTAACGCTGAACCACCTGATGAGGAAACTGCACGTGGTATCATTGATCGTTTGTTCTTTTCTGATAAAAGATATGATCTGGGCGATGTGGGCCGTTACCGCATCAACCGTAAGTTAAAACTGTCAACCTCTGAAGAGACTAAGGTTTTAACCAAACAGGATATTATTGCGATTGTTAAATACCTGATCAAATTAATCAACTCAAAAGCTGAGGTGGATGATATTGATCACTTGTCAAACCGTCGTGTTCGTACCGTTGGCGAGCAGTTATATGCACAGTTTGGTGTTGGTTTAGCACGTATGGCCCGTACCATCCGTGAGCGTATGAACATTCGTGACAACGAGGTGTTCACACCAACCGACCTGATCAATGCACGTACATTGTCATCAGTTATTAACTCGTTCTTCGGAACAAACCAGCTTTCACAGTTCATGGACCAAACTAATCCACTGGCAGAGATCACGCACAAGCGTCGTCTGTCAGCCCTTGGGCCCGGTGGTCTGTCACGTGAGCGTGCCGGTTTTGAGGTTCGTGACGTACACTACACCCACTACGGTAGGTTGTGTACCATTGAAACTCCGGAAGGACCGAACATTGGTTTGATCAGTTCACTTTGCGTACACGCCAAAATTAATAACTTAGGCTTTATTGAAACACCATACAAACGTGTGGTTGACGGTAAAGTACAAGTTCAGGAAGATGTTATCTATTTATCTGCAGAAGATGAAGACGGTAAAACTATCGGCCAGGCAAATGCGCATTATGACGATAAAGGTGTATTCGCATTACCTAAGGTAAAAGCACGTTTTGAAGGTGACTTCCCGATTATTGATCCGGAAAAACTTGACTTAATGGATATTGCACCAAACCAGATCACATCTATAGCGGCTTCATTAATTCCGTTCCTTGAACATGATGATGCTAACCGTGCGTTGATGGGATCAAACATGCAGCGCCAGGCAGTGCCTTTGTTGCGTCCTGAAGCGCCAATTGTTGGTACAGGTTTGGAAGGCCGCGTGGCTAAAGATTCACGTACATTGATCAACGCTGAAGGCGATGGTGTTGTTGAATATGTTGATGCAACCGAAATCAGGATCCGTTATGATCGTAATGAGCTTGATCGTTTAATCTCTTTTGATGGCGATACCAAGAGTTACCGTTTAACCAAGTTCAAGAAAACAAACCAGAGCACCACCATGAACCTTAAGCCTATTGTTAAAAAAGGCCAAAGGGTTGAAAAAGGAGAAGTGCTTTGCGAAGGATATGCTACACAGGCAGGCGAGCTTGCTTTAGGGCGTAACCTTAAAGTTGCATTCATGCCTTGGCAGGGTTACAACTTTGAGGATGCGATAGTAATATCTGAACGCGTTGTATCGCAGGATATATTTACTTCGCTTCACGTTGAAGAATTTGAACTCGAAGTTCGTGATACCAAACGTGGTGAAGAAGAATTAACACCGGATATCCCTAACGTATCAGAAGAAGCTACCAAAGATTTGGACGAAGACGGAATTATCCGTGTTGGTGCTGAAGTTAAGGAAGGCGACATCCTGATTGGTAAGATCACGCCAAAAGGTGAGTCTGACCCGTCACCGGAAGAAAAATTGCTACGTGCCATATTTGGTGATAAAGCAGGCGATGTTAAAGATGCATCACTGAAAACTCCACCATCTATTGCAGGTGTTGTTATTGATACTAAACTATTCTCACGTGCGAAGAAAACTTCAAAAGCTGAAGAAAAAGCACAATTGGAGAAATTAGATACAAGGCATGATAAAGCAGTAAAAGATCTTAAAAATACTTTGATTGAAAAGTTATTTGAGATTGTGAACGGTAAAACATCACAGGGTGTGTATAACGTTTACAAAGAGCTGCATGTGCCAAAAGGTGTAAAATTCACCCAAAAAATACTGGTTGAGCTTAACTATGAAAATATTAACCCAACCAAGTGGACAACTGATGATGACAAGAACGATCAGATAAAAACTCTTCTTCATAACTATAACATTAAAGTTAATGAGGAACTGGGTGCTTATCGCCGGGATAAGTTCGCTATCAGCGTGGGTGATGAATTGCCATCAGGTATCGTACAAATGGCCAAAGTTTACATCGCTAAAAAGCGTAAGCTTAAAGTGGGTGATAAAATGGCGGGCCGTCACGGTAATAAAGGTATTGTTGCACGTATTGTACGTGACGAAGACATGCCTTTCCTTGAAGACGGAACACCGGTTGATATTGTGTTGAACCCGCTGGGTGTACCTTCACGTATGAACCTGGGCCAGATCTACGAAACTGTATTAGGATGGGCCGGTAAAGAGCTTGGAATTAAATTTGCTACTCCGATTTTTGATGGTGCAAGCCATGAAGAAGTGGAAGAGTGGGTTAAAAAGGCAAACTTACCAGAATCGGGCCGTACCTATTTGTACAATGGTTTAACCGGAGATCGTTTTGATCAGCAAACAACTGTAGGTATTATCTACATGCTGAAACTGGGTCACATGGTTGATGATAAGATGCACGCACGTTCAATAGGGCCATACTCATTAATTACACAACAGCCATTGGGTGGTAAAGCCCAGTTTGGTGGTCAGCGTTTTGGTGAGATGGAGGTTTGGGCACTGGAGGCATTTGGTGCATCAAACATTCTGCAGGAAATATTGACTGTAAAATCTGATGATGTTATTGGCCGTGCCAAAACATATGAAGCTATTGTTAAAGGCGAAAACTTGCCAACACCATCAGTTCCTGAATCATTCAACGTATTGGTTCATGAATTAAGAGGTTTAGGTTTGGATATCACATTAGAATAAGGTAAAAGGATAAAGGTAAAAGGCGAGAGGCAGAAATGTCGATTCCTTTTACCTTTCACCTTTCGCTTTTCACCTTCAAAAAACAAAGGAGACTATGTCTTACAAAAAGGATAATAAAATCAAGAGTAATTTCACCACCATTACCATCAGTTTAGCTTCTCCGGAATCTATCCTGGAACGTTCAAGCGGTGAAGTTTTAAAACCTGAAACCATTAACTACAGGACTTACAAGCCTGAGCGTGATGGTTTATTCTGCGAGCGTATTTTTGGTCCGGTTAAAGATTATGAGTGCCATTGCGGTAAATACAAGCGTATCCGTTACAAGGGTATTGTTTGTGATCGTTGCGGTGTTGAAGTAACTGAGAAAAAAGTACGTCGTGAGCGTATGGGACACATCAATTTGGTGGTTCCTGTTGCACATATCTGGTATTTCCGTTCGTTGCCAAATAAAATTGGTTACTTACTGGGCTTGCCTACAAAAAGACTGGATCTGATTATTTACTACGAACGTTATGTAGTGATTCAACCGGGTATTAAAGAAGCTGACGGAATCAACAAAATGGATTTCCTTACAGAAGAAGAATACCTTGACGTATTGGATACCCTTCCAAAGGAAAACCAATACCTTGATGATAAAGATCCGCAAAAATTTGTGGCTAAAATGGGCGCCGAGGCATTAGAGGAGTTGTTAAAACGCCTTGACCTTGACGAACTTTCATTTAGCTTACGTCACCAGGCTGCTAACGAAACTTCTCAGCAACGTAAAAACGAAGCTTTAAAACGTTTACAGGTTGTTGAAGCTTTCCGTGATGCAAAAACAAGGATCGAGAATAACCCTGAATGGATGATCGTTAAGATCGTTCCGGTTATCCCGCCTGAATTGCGCCCGTTAGTACCATTGGAAGGTGGCCGTTTTGCAACTTCGGATTTAAATGACCTTTACCGCCGTGTTATTATCCGTAACAACCGTTTAAAACGATTGATTGAGATAAAAGCGCCGGAAGTTATATTACGTAACGAAAAACGTATGTTACAGGAAGCTGTTGACTCGTTATTTGACAACTCACGTAAAGTAAACGCGGTAAAAACCGAAGGTAACCGTGCTTTAAAATCACTTTCAGACATTCTGAAAGGTAAACAAGGCCGTTTCCGTCAAAATTTATTAGGTAAACGTGTTGATTATTCAGCCCGTTCGGTGATTGTTGTAGGTCCTAACCTTAAATTACACGAATGCGGTTTACCAAAAGATATGGCTGCCGAGCTGTTCAAACCATTTATCATCCGCAAAATGATTGAGCGTGGTGTGGTTAAAACAGTGAAGTCTGCCAAAAAGATTGTTGACCGTAAAGACCCATTGGTTTGGGACATTTTGGAAAACGTATTGAAAGGCCACCCTGTATTATTGAACCGTGCGCCTACGCTGCACAGGTTAGGTATCCAGGCTTTTCAGCCAAAATTGGTTGAAGGCAAGGCTATTCAATTGCACCCGTTAACCTGTACCGCCTTCAACGCGGATTTTGACGGTGACCAGATGGCTGTGCACGTACCCTTGGGTAACGCAGCAATTTTGGAAGCCCAGGTTTTAATGCTTGCATCACACAATATCCTTAACCCTGCTAACGGAACGCCTATTACAGTTCCATCTCAGGACATGGTGCTTGGTTTGTACTACATAACCAAAGGACGTAAAACTGATGCCGGACGTGTTGTAAAAGGTGAAGGATTAACATTCTACTCTTCTGAAGAAGTAATTATTGCCTATAATGAACGTAAGATTGACCTGCATGCCTTTATTAAGGTTAAAGGATTGATCAAAGAACGTGACGGGCAAATAGTAAGCAAAATTATTGATACTACTGTTGGCCGTGTATTGTTCAATGAGCACGTTCCGGTTGAAGTAGGTTATATCAACGAATTGCTTACCAAAAAATCATTACGTGATATTATTGGTGAGGTTGTAAAAATTACCGGTATGGCGCGTGCTGCCCAGTTCCTTGATGATATTAAGGAATTAGGTTTCAGAATGGCATTCCAGGGTGGTTTATCATTTAACCTTAAGGATATCAATATTCCTGATGAAAAGGTTACGCTGATAGCCCAGGCTTCAAAACAAGTTGAAGAGGTTATGGGCAACTATAACATGGGTTTCATCACCAACAATGAGCGTTACAACCAGATCATCGATATCTGGACCCGTATCAACAACCGCTTAACAGCGAATGTAATGGAGATCCTTTCATCAGACAACCAGGGCTTCAACTCTGTTTACATGATGCTTGACTCTGGAGCGCGTGGTTCAAAAGAGCAGATCCGTCAGCTGGCAGGTATGCGTGGTTTGATGGCTAAGCCTCAAAAATCAGGTTCAGGTGGCGAGATCATTGAAAACCCGATCCTTTCAAACTTTAAAGAAGGTTTGTCAGTATTGGAGTACTTTATCTCAACTCACGGTGCACGTAAAGGTTTGGCGGATACAGCGTTAAAAACTGCTGATGCTGGTTACTTAACACGTAGGTTGCATGACGTTGCCCAGGATATGATAGTTGGTACAGTTGATTGCGGTACTTTAAGAGGTATATATACTACCGCCCTTAAAGATAACGAGGATATTGTTGAGCCATTATACGATCGTATTTTAGGCCGTACTTCATTACATGATGTGCTTGACCCTATTACTAATAATTTATTAGTTTCTGCCGGACAGGATATTACTGAAGAGATTGCTAAAACTATAGAAAACTCTCCGCTGGAAGGTATCGAAATTCGTTCGGTATTAACTTGCGAAAGCAAACGCGGTGTATGTGCATTATGCTATGGCCGTAACCTTGCAAGCGGTAAACGCGTGCAAAAAGGCGAGGCTGTTGGCGTAATTGCTGCACAGTCAATCGGTGAGCCGGGTACACAGTTAACATTGCGTACGTTCCACGTGGGTGGTACCGCGTCAAACATTGCGGCTGAATCACAGATAAATGCAAGGTTCGATGGTATCATTGAATTTGAGAACGTTCGTACAGTTGAATACAAAACCGAAGAAGGTTTGGTTGAGGTTGTATTAGGCCGTTCAGGTGAGTTCAGGATAGTTGAAGAGGGAACCAACAAAGTGATTGTTACCAACAATATTCCATACGGTGCATATCTGTATGTAAAAGATGGCAGCAAGATCACCAAAGGCGACCGTATCTGTTCATGGGATCCGTACAACGCGGTAATTATATCTGAATTTGCAGGTGTTGCCAAATTTGAAGCTGTTTTGGAAGGTATTACTTTCCGCGAAGAATCAGACGAGCAAACAGGTCACCGCGAAAAGGTAATTATTGATACAAGAGATAAAACTAAAAACCCGGTTATCCAGGTTGCTGATAATAAAGGTAACATCATTAAAGGATACAACATTCCGGTGGGTGCCCACATTGCAGTTGACGAAAACGAAAAACTGCAAACAGGCCAGGTTATTGCCAAGATTCCTCGTTCAACAGGTAAAACCCGTGATATTACAGGTGGTTTACCACGTGTAACCGAGTTGTTTGAAGCACGTAACCCGTCAAACCCTGCTGTGGTAACTGAAATTGATGGTGTGGTAACATTAGGTGGTGTTAAACGTGGTAACCGCGAAATCACCATTGAATCAAAAGACGGACAGGTTAAAAAGTACCTGGTTCCATTGTCAAAACACATCCTTGTACAGGATAATGACTTTGTGAAGGCTGGTATGCCATTGTCTGACGGTTCAATATCACCTGCTGATATCCTTGCGATTAAGGGCCCTGCTGCTGTACAGGAATATCTTGTGAATGGTATCCAGGAAGTTTACCGTTTACAGGGTGTGAAGATCAACGACAAACACTTTGAAGTGATTGTTCACCAAATGATGCAGAAGGTAGCTATCGAAGATGCCGGCGATACCCGCTTCCTTGAAAGAGAAGCAGTTGACAGCTGGGATTTCATGCTGGAGAATGATGACATCTTTGATAAAAAGGTTGTTACTGAACCAGGAGATTCTACCAGCCTAAAATCCGGGCAGATAGTTTCGGTAAGAAGACTGCGCGACGAAAACTCAATTTTAAAACGTAAAGATTTAAAATTAGTTGAAGTACGTGACGCTATTGCTGCAACCTCTAGTCCAATGCTTCAGGGTATAACCAGGGCTTCATTAGGTACTAAATCGTTTATCT of Mucilaginibacter xinganensis contains these proteins:
- the rpoC gene encoding DNA-directed RNA polymerase subunit beta', which produces MSYKKDNKIKSNFTTITISLASPESILERSSGEVLKPETINYRTYKPERDGLFCERIFGPVKDYECHCGKYKRIRYKGIVCDRCGVEVTEKKVRRERMGHINLVVPVAHIWYFRSLPNKIGYLLGLPTKRLDLIIYYERYVVIQPGIKEADGINKMDFLTEEEYLDVLDTLPKENQYLDDKDPQKFVAKMGAEALEELLKRLDLDELSFSLRHQAANETSQQRKNEALKRLQVVEAFRDAKTRIENNPEWMIVKIVPVIPPELRPLVPLEGGRFATSDLNDLYRRVIIRNNRLKRLIEIKAPEVILRNEKRMLQEAVDSLFDNSRKVNAVKTEGNRALKSLSDILKGKQGRFRQNLLGKRVDYSARSVIVVGPNLKLHECGLPKDMAAELFKPFIIRKMIERGVVKTVKSAKKIVDRKDPLVWDILENVLKGHPVLLNRAPTLHRLGIQAFQPKLVEGKAIQLHPLTCTAFNADFDGDQMAVHVPLGNAAILEAQVLMLASHNILNPANGTPITVPSQDMVLGLYYITKGRKTDAGRVVKGEGLTFYSSEEVIIAYNERKIDLHAFIKVKGLIKERDGQIVSKIIDTTVGRVLFNEHVPVEVGYINELLTKKSLRDIIGEVVKITGMARAAQFLDDIKELGFRMAFQGGLSFNLKDINIPDEKVTLIAQASKQVEEVMGNYNMGFITNNERYNQIIDIWTRINNRLTANVMEILSSDNQGFNSVYMMLDSGARGSKEQIRQLAGMRGLMAKPQKSGSGGEIIENPILSNFKEGLSVLEYFISTHGARKGLADTALKTADAGYLTRRLHDVAQDMIVGTVDCGTLRGIYTTALKDNEDIVEPLYDRILGRTSLHDVLDPITNNLLVSAGQDITEEIAKTIENSPLEGIEIRSVLTCESKRGVCALCYGRNLASGKRVQKGEAVGVIAAQSIGEPGTQLTLRTFHVGGTASNIAAESQINARFDGIIEFENVRTVEYKTEEGLVEVVLGRSGEFRIVEEGTNKVIVTNNIPYGAYLYVKDGSKITKGDRICSWDPYNAVIISEFAGVAKFEAVLEGITFREESDEQTGHREKVIIDTRDKTKNPVIQVADNKGNIIKGYNIPVGAHIAVDENEKLQTGQVIAKIPRSTGKTRDITGGLPRVTELFEARNPSNPAVVTEIDGVVTLGGVKRGNREITIESKDGQVKKYLVPLSKHILVQDNDFVKAGMPLSDGSISPADILAIKGPAAVQEYLVNGIQEVYRLQGVKINDKHFEVIVHQMMQKVAIEDAGDTRFLEREAVDSWDFMLENDDIFDKKVVTEPGDSTSLKSGQIVSVRRLRDENSILKRKDLKLVEVRDAIAATSSPMLQGITRASLGTKSFISAASFQETTKVLNEAAIAGKKDLMLGLKENVIVGHLIPSGTGLREYENIRVGSQEEFDRLMASKAEEVEA